One window from the genome of Diospyros lotus cultivar Yz01 chromosome 11, ASM1463336v1, whole genome shotgun sequence encodes:
- the LOC127813310 gene encoding vacuolar-processing enzyme codes for MAAFHLLLLLLLASAAVDGRELSSDTIRLPSEANRFFRLGGGNEEDDGSVGTRWAVLIAGSSGYWNYRHQADVCHAYQLLKKGGLKDENIIVFMYDDIAFNLENPRPGIIINSPQGDDVYGGVPKDYTGEDVTVNNFFAAILGNRTALTGGSGKVIDSGPNDHIFIYYTDHGGPGVLGMPTSPYIYAADLIDVLKKKHAAGTYKSLVFYLEACESGSIFEGLLPEGLNIYATTASNAEESSWGTYCPGEYPSPPKEYDTCLGDLYSVAWMEDCDMHNLRTETLRQQYELVKKRTSNGNSAYGSHVMQYGDLPLSKDHIFLYMGTNPANDNFTFVNDNFLLQPPSKAVNQRDADLLHFWHKFRKAPEGSPKKVEAQKQFVEALSHRMHIDNSMTMIGKLLFGIEKGPEVLKTVRPAGQPLVDDWDCLKTLVRTFETHCGSLSQYGMKHMRSIANICNAGIRKELMAEASAQTCVTIPSGHWSSLQRGFSA; via the exons ATGGCCGCATtccacctcctcctcctccttctcctgGCCTCGGCCGCCGTCGATGGCCGCGAGTTATCCTCCGACACGATCAGATTGCCGTCGGAAGCAAACAGGTTCTTCCGCCTCGGCGGTGGAAATGAAGAGGACGACGGCTCTGTCGGCACCAGATGGGCGGTGCTGATTGCCGGATCGAGTGGATACTGGAATTACAGGCACCAG gcTGATGTTTGTCATGCCTATCAACTCCTAAAGAAAGGAGGGCTTAAAGATGAAAACATCATTGTCTTCATGTATGATGACATTGCTTTCAATTTAGAAAACCCTAGGCCTGGAATCATCATTAACAGCCCACAAGGTGATGATGTATATGGCGGAGTGCCAAAG GATTATACCGGAGAAGATGTCACTGTCAACAACTTTTTTGCCGCTATTCTTGGAAACAGAACTGCACTTACAGGGGGCAGTGGGAAGGTCATTGATAGCGGTCCTAATGAccatattttcatatattacaCTGACCATGGAGGTCCTGGCGTTCTTG GGATGCCTACCAGTCCTTATATTTATGCGGCTGATCTAATAGATGTCTTGAAAAAAAAGCATGCTGCTGGAACCTATAAAAGCTTG GTATTTTACCTCGAAGCTTGTGAGTCTGGGAGTATCTTTGAAGGTCTGCTTCCAGAAGGTTTAAACATATATGCAACCACTGCATCTAATGCAGAAGAGAGTAGCTGGGGAACCTACTGCCCTGGAGAGTATCCTAGCCCCCCTAAAGAATATGATACATGTTTGGGTGACTTGTATAGTGTTGCCTGGATGGAAGACTG TGACATGCACAACCTACGGACAGAAACTTTACGGCAGCAGTATGAACTG GTTAAAAAGAGAACTTCAAACGGCAATTCTGCTTATGGTTCCCACGTCATGCAATATGGTGATTTACCCCTTAGCAAGGACCACATTTTCCTGTACATGGGAACGAATCCTGCAAATGATAATTTCACTTTTGTTAATGACAACTTCCTCCTGCAGCCACCTTCAAAAGCTGTTAACCAGCGTGATGCTGATCTTTTGCATTTCTGGCACAAG TTCCGTAAGGCTCCTGAAGGCTCTCCCAAGAAAGTTGAAGCTCAGAAGCAGTTTGTTGAGGCTCTCTCACATAGAATGCACATAGACAATAGCATGACGATGATTGGAAAGCTTTTGTTTGGAATTGAAAAGGGTCCAGAGGTTCTGAAGACTGTCAGGCCTGCAGGACAACCGCTAGTTGATGATTGGGACTGCCTTAAAACTCTG GTAAGGACATTCGAGACACATTGTGGATCACTATCCCAATACGGAATGAAGCACATGCGATCCATTGCGAACATCTGCAATGCTGGAATCCGGAAAGAGCTGATGGCCGAAGCTTCAGCACAAACTTGTGTCACCATCCCATCTGGTCATTGGAGCTCTCTGCAGAGGGGCTTTAGTGCATAA
- the LOC127813296 gene encoding uncharacterized protein LOC127813296 isoform X1, whose translation MEKSTITSHNRERLGVLGGGDHGLLRTASHQPETRSSLATSSSDFVLQWGNRKRLRCMKVQVKDHNPDSASAPVHRTTVRIDRRVVRSDTNNNKDAATAASHPPTTAANGQGYLNLRHRAASPSHRILRNSESAIAMKGHGNGVRAFSSPDRGGAQDKRGGNHHHHHHHHHDAANNHNHNSNNNDHNHNNNGGGGGGSGSSETAHDSKKAGTSSGSDAIPAVWPPKFVIALTNKEKEEDFIAFKGTKLPQRPKKRAKFIQRTLNLVSPGAWLCDLTLERYEVREKKISKKMVYGNYFSLLHHAETKGIEGHGEHGL comes from the exons ATGGAGAAGAGTACCATTACCAGCCACAATCGGGAAAGACTGGGAGTTCTAGGCGGCGGCGATCATGGGCTGCTGAGAACGGCAAGCCACCAGCCAGAGACGCGATCGTCGCTGGCTACGTCGTCCTCGGACTTCGTCTTGCAGTGGGGCAACCGGAAGCGGCTGAGGTGCATGAAGGTCCAGGTCAAGGACCACAACCCCGACTCGGCCTCCGCGCCGGTCCACCGCACCACGGTTCGTATCGATCGTCGAGTCGTCCGATCCGACACTAACAATAACAAGGACGCCGCCACGGCCGCTTCCCATCCGCCCACCACCGCCGCCAACGGCCAGGGCTATCTCAATCTCCGCCACCGTGCGGCCTCTCCTTCCCACCGGATTCTCAG GAATTCGGAGAGTGCGATTGCCATGAAGGGGCACGGCAACGGCGTGAGGGCGTTTTCCTCGCCGGACAGGGGGGGTGCGCAGGATAAGAGAGGCGGCAACCaccatcaccaccaccaccaccaccacgaCGCTGCCAACAATCATAAtcataatagtaataataatgatcataatcataataataatggtGGTGGAGGAGGAGGATCGGGATCGTCGGAGACGGCGCACGATAGCAAGAAGGCGGGGACGTCGTCGGGGAGTGACGCGATCCCGGCGGTGTGGCCGCCGAAGTTCGTGATCGCCCTCACCAACAAGGAGAAAGAGGAGGATTTCATCGCCTTCAAGGGCACCAAGCTGCCTCAGAGACCCAAGAAGAGGGCCAAATTCATTCAACGCACCCTCAAt CTGGTAAGCCCGGGGGCATGGCTGTGCGATCTCACCCTAGAGCGATACGAAGTCAGGGAGAAGAAGATCTCAAAAAAG atggtatatggaaattatttttcattgctGCATCATGCAGAGACCAAGGGGATTGAAGGCCATGGGGAACATGGACTCTGA
- the LOC127813296 gene encoding uncharacterized protein LOC127813296 isoform X2, producing the protein MEKSTITSHNRERLGVLGGGDHGLLRTASHQPETRSSLATSSSDFVLQWGNRKRLRCMKVQVKDHNPDSASAPVHRTTVRIDRRVVRSDTNNNKDAATAASHPPTTAANGQGYLNLRHRAASPSHRILRNSESAIAMKGHGNGVRAFSSPDRGGAQDKRGGNHHHHHHHHHDAANNHNHNSNNNDHNHNNNGGGGGGSGSSETAHDSKKAGTSSGSDAIPAVWPPKFVIALTNKEKEEDFIAFKGTKLPQRPKKRAKFIQRTLNLVSPGAWLCDLTLERYEVREKKISKKRPRGLKAMGNMDSDSE; encoded by the exons ATGGAGAAGAGTACCATTACCAGCCACAATCGGGAAAGACTGGGAGTTCTAGGCGGCGGCGATCATGGGCTGCTGAGAACGGCAAGCCACCAGCCAGAGACGCGATCGTCGCTGGCTACGTCGTCCTCGGACTTCGTCTTGCAGTGGGGCAACCGGAAGCGGCTGAGGTGCATGAAGGTCCAGGTCAAGGACCACAACCCCGACTCGGCCTCCGCGCCGGTCCACCGCACCACGGTTCGTATCGATCGTCGAGTCGTCCGATCCGACACTAACAATAACAAGGACGCCGCCACGGCCGCTTCCCATCCGCCCACCACCGCCGCCAACGGCCAGGGCTATCTCAATCTCCGCCACCGTGCGGCCTCTCCTTCCCACCGGATTCTCAG GAATTCGGAGAGTGCGATTGCCATGAAGGGGCACGGCAACGGCGTGAGGGCGTTTTCCTCGCCGGACAGGGGGGGTGCGCAGGATAAGAGAGGCGGCAACCaccatcaccaccaccaccaccaccacgaCGCTGCCAACAATCATAAtcataatagtaataataatgatcataatcataataataatggtGGTGGAGGAGGAGGATCGGGATCGTCGGAGACGGCGCACGATAGCAAGAAGGCGGGGACGTCGTCGGGGAGTGACGCGATCCCGGCGGTGTGGCCGCCGAAGTTCGTGATCGCCCTCACCAACAAGGAGAAAGAGGAGGATTTCATCGCCTTCAAGGGCACCAAGCTGCCTCAGAGACCCAAGAAGAGGGCCAAATTCATTCAACGCACCCTCAAt CTGGTAAGCCCGGGGGCATGGCTGTGCGATCTCACCCTAGAGCGATACGAAGTCAGGGAGAAGAAGATCTCAAAAAAG AGACCAAGGGGATTGAAGGCCATGGGGAACATGGACTCTGATTCTGagtag